In Rissa tridactyla isolate bRisTri1 chromosome 8, bRisTri1.patW.cur.20221130, whole genome shotgun sequence, one genomic interval encodes:
- the MOB3C gene encoding MOB kinase activator 3C isoform X2, with product MMALCLKQVFNKDKTFRPRKKFEPGTQRFELYKKAQASLKSGLDLKAVVQLPPGESINDWIAVHVVDFFNRINLIYGTMSEYCTEKSCPIMSGGLKYEYRWQDDSKYKKPTKLSAPQYMCMLMDWIEMLINNEDIFPTRIERNDRANLPLKHFGRRTQLAHSEPDRPRHPVVGDLFPRTCSGHFNSMNYEDCRRASSGQG from the exons ATGATGGCGTTGTGTCTCAAGCAAGTCTTCAACAAAGACAAAACGTTTCGTCCTCGAAAGAAGTTTGAGCCGGGCACCCAGCGCTTCGAGCTCTACAAGAAAGCCCAGGCCTCCCTCAAGTCTGGGCTGGACCTGAAAGCGGTGGTGCAGCTGCCTCCCGGCGAGAGCATCAATGACTGGATCGCCGTGCACGTGGTGGACTTCTTTAACCGCATCAACCTCATCTACGGCACCATGTCGGAGTACTGCACGGAGAAGAGCTGCCCCATCATGTCGGGTGGGCTCAAGTACGAGTACAGGTGGCAGGACGATAGCAAATACAAGAAGCCGACCAAGCTGTCAGCCCCGCAGTACATGTGTATGCTGATGGACTGGATCGAGATGCTCATTAACAATGAGGACATCTTCCCCACCAGGATAG AAAGAAATGACAGAGCGAATTTGCCACTGAAGCATTTTGGCAGGCGAACTCAACTGGCTCATTCGGAGCCCGACAGGCCAAGACACCCTGTGGTGGGAGACCTCTTTCCAAGGACTTGCTCTGGGCATTTCAACTCAATGAACTATGAAGACTGCAGAAGAGCCTCTTCAGGCCAGGGCTGA
- the MOB3C gene encoding MOB kinase activator 3C isoform X1 has protein sequence MMALCLKQVFNKDKTFRPRKKFEPGTQRFELYKKAQASLKSGLDLKAVVQLPPGESINDWIAVHVVDFFNRINLIYGTMSEYCTEKSCPIMSGGLKYEYRWQDDSKYKKPTKLSAPQYMCMLMDWIEMLINNEDIFPTRIGVPFPKQFQQVCTKILTRLFRVFVHVYIHHFDSIINMGAEAHVNTCYKHFYYFIREFSLVDHRELEPLKEMTERICH, from the exons ATGATGGCGTTGTGTCTCAAGCAAGTCTTCAACAAAGACAAAACGTTTCGTCCTCGAAAGAAGTTTGAGCCGGGCACCCAGCGCTTCGAGCTCTACAAGAAAGCCCAGGCCTCCCTCAAGTCTGGGCTGGACCTGAAAGCGGTGGTGCAGCTGCCTCCCGGCGAGAGCATCAATGACTGGATCGCCGTGCACGTGGTGGACTTCTTTAACCGCATCAACCTCATCTACGGCACCATGTCGGAGTACTGCACGGAGAAGAGCTGCCCCATCATGTCGGGTGGGCTCAAGTACGAGTACAGGTGGCAGGACGATAGCAAATACAAGAAGCCGACCAAGCTGTCAGCCCCGCAGTACATGTGTATGCTGATGGACTGGATCGAGATGCTCATTAACAATGAGGACATCTTCCCCACCAGGATAG GTGTTCCCTTCCCCAAGCAGTTCCAGCAAGTTTGCACTAAGATCCTCACCCGCCTCTTCCGTGTCTTTGTCCATGTCTACATCCACCACTTTGACAGCATCATCAACATGGGGGCTGAGGCTCACGTCAACACCTGCTACAAGCACTTTTACTACTTCATCAGGGAGTTCAGCCTCGTTGACCATCGGGAGCTGGAGCCTTTG AAAGAAATGACAGAGCGAATTTGCCACTGA